A genomic segment from Parachlamydiales bacterium encodes:
- the aspS gene encoding aspartate--tRNA(Asn) ligase — translation MSRTLSSELISHAGQHVTVRGWLNNVRSLGKVNFVVLRDRMGFIQVVVEDKEEFKKVSSLQPGTILKIEGKVVANAKVEKGAEIVEPKITVEVPITEVPPVEYYKPEIPSDLEHILDNRPIALRNRQLQAIFKIQAELTHAYRLFMHDHVKAVEYFAPNMIGASSEGGAEFFNVDYFGYTATLAQSSQLYKQIMVGVNERVFALMPFFRAENSNTPRHLTEGKQFEFEMGFFDDWQDVLDVQENCIKFMIKHLRNTCPNEIAVLGNTLIDAPEDIPFPRITFQEAQEIYFQRTGIDEREEPDLSPASERELCAYAKEKFGTDLIFIIDWKTSKRPFYAFPKEDNAELSNTFDLLCAGAEITSGGQRRHTYPSMVEGILSKGMHPDNFSDYLSIFKYGMPPHGGFGMGLERLTMTILRLKNIRETSLFPSDPRRIASNRLKAKIFYGGESIRNEIVRLLRHNDMQFTHMEHAATYTSEESAQVRNTLMEEGVKSIILRGKNSKKNYQVNIPSHLKLDMKAVAEVLGEKCEFEDPEVIRERFGLSIGGVPPFGNLLNLDVVYDAAIRENSRAAFNCGLLNESIIMTSKDLISIVQPKIAAIAKP, via the coding sequence CCTCTGAACTCATTTCCCATGCGGGTCAACACGTCACGGTTCGTGGGTGGTTAAATAACGTCCGCTCCCTTGGAAAAGTCAATTTTGTTGTTCTGCGCGACCGTATGGGGTTCATTCAAGTCGTGGTTGAAGATAAGGAAGAATTTAAAAAGGTTTCCTCTCTTCAGCCGGGCACTATTTTGAAAATTGAAGGCAAAGTTGTCGCGAATGCTAAGGTTGAGAAGGGAGCTGAAATTGTAGAACCAAAAATCACGGTCGAAGTACCTATCACAGAAGTTCCTCCGGTAGAATATTATAAGCCCGAGATTCCCTCTGATCTTGAACACATTCTTGATAATAGACCTATCGCTTTACGCAACCGCCAACTGCAGGCCATCTTTAAAATCCAAGCAGAGCTAACACATGCTTACCGCCTTTTCATGCACGACCATGTGAAAGCAGTAGAATATTTTGCTCCCAACATGATCGGCGCTTCCTCTGAAGGAGGGGCAGAATTTTTTAACGTAGACTATTTCGGATATACCGCTACCTTGGCCCAAAGCAGTCAGCTTTACAAACAGATTATGGTAGGCGTAAACGAAAGAGTGTTCGCTCTAATGCCATTTTTCCGTGCCGAGAACTCCAACACTCCCCGACACCTTACCGAAGGGAAACAATTTGAATTTGAAATGGGATTTTTTGACGATTGGCAGGATGTCTTAGATGTGCAGGAAAACTGCATAAAATTCATGATAAAGCATTTAAGAAACACGTGCCCTAATGAGATTGCTGTTCTAGGCAATACATTAATAGATGCCCCTGAAGATATCCCATTCCCCCGCATTACATTTCAGGAAGCGCAGGAAATTTATTTCCAGCGTACTGGCATTGACGAAAGAGAAGAACCTGATCTCAGCCCAGCTAGTGAAAGAGAGCTTTGCGCTTACGCAAAAGAAAAATTCGGAACTGACCTAATTTTTATCATCGACTGGAAAACCTCAAAAAGACCTTTTTATGCATTCCCTAAAGAGGATAATGCCGAGCTTTCCAATACTTTCGACCTACTGTGCGCAGGGGCTGAAATCACCTCCGGCGGGCAGCGCAGACATACCTACCCATCGATGGTTGAAGGCATTCTGTCCAAAGGCATGCATCCTGATAATTTCAGCGACTATTTGAGTATCTTCAAATACGGAATGCCTCCTCACGGTGGTTTTGGCATGGGTCTAGAAAGACTGACCATGACGATATTGCGTCTGAAAAACATTCGTGAGACGTCATTATTCCCTTCCGACCCAAGAAGGATTGCTAGTAATCGCTTGAAAGCAAAAATTTTCTACGGGGGCGAAAGCATCCGCAATGAGATTGTTAGGTTATTGCGTCATAATGATATGCAATTTACCCACATGGAACATGCTGCAACCTATACTTCAGAGGAATCGGCCCAAGTGCGCAATACACTGATGGAAGAGGGTGTGAAATCCATTATCCTACGTGGAAAGAACTCTAAGAAAAATTATCAAGTCAACATCCCTTCTCACTTGAAGCTTGATATGAAAGCTGTGGCTGAAGTGCTGGGCGAAAAATGTGAATTTGAAGATCCCGAAGTCATAAGGGAACGTTTTGGATTGAGTATTGGAGGAGTTCCCCCCTTCGGTAATTTATTGAAT